The genomic segment TGTGGCGTCCAGGGCTGCTTGATCCAGACTCGTATCCGCTACCCGAAATTTCAGGCAGCGCATTCATCACCTACGCGCTGGCATATGGAGTAAACCACAAACTGCTTCCAGCCGCGACCTATTCGCCGGTAATTCATAAAGCGTGGGCGGGAATGTTGAAGCACATCTTCGCCGACGGGCGGCTGGGGTGCATTCAGCCGGTGGGCGCCGCGCCCGCGCCATTGAGCCAGACTTCGAGTTACGTCTATGGCGTTGGTGCGTTTCTCATCGCGGGGTCTGAGATGTACAGCACCGCGCGCTGAGGGTCTCGCTTCGTGTTCAGTTAATGCGTGTTGGCGCGACTCGAAAGATTCATGGTTCCGGGCGCGAATCTTTGCGTCTATATAATGTAAGTGTCTGCTCCCCAATTGTCAGGCCTCTGTCAGCGGACTTGCAGACGCTTCATCGCTCGTTGACTTCATGAAGTTGCGACCAACCATCTTCGGGATTGTCGTCTCCATGCTGTTCCTGTTAGTGCCCTCGCTCAGGGCGCAGGACGGACTGCGAGGAGCGCTGTCTCGCGAAGCTACGATGGTGCATCAGCTGCTGGGCTTCGAACAGCACCTGGCGGCAGCCGACTTCGACAACGACCAGCTACCCGATGGAGCGCTTCTTCTGCCGGCCGGGTTCTCAAGCGGCGAGAGATCGTTTCGTGTCGAGCTTCACATCACGTCGGGCAATGGTGGAGTCATCACCTTCTCCACCGCGGAGCGCGGCCTCTCGATTTCGGCGCTCGACGTAAACCGCGATGGTGCGCCGGACATCGTCATCGAGAAGGCGTTCACGCATCAGCGGCTTGATGTATATCTGAACGACGGGCACGGCGCTTTCCACAAGGGCCGGCTTGAGGATTTCACAGCGCCTGATCCCTCGGCGCCGAAGTGGCAGTCAAGCACAGAGCAATTCTCTCCATCTGTCTGTCTCCCCGCGACACGCAGCTCTGAAGCAGCAGGTATACAAAACGCGTGTGCCGCCTACCTGGACGATACACGTGACTGCGGGCTCTCGTTCGATGCGCCGCGGGTGCAATCGCCGGCCAGCGCAGCTTCTCCATCGCGCGGGCCTCCTTCTCTGTTGGCTCTATAGCTTCTTCCAACTCACACAAATCCTGAGGACCTGTCAGGTCCTGCGCGTGTGTCATGGCGAGCCGATGCTGCGTCGGTGTGTCGTGCCGCAACGCTGAACCCTCGAGAGAGACAAATGAAAGAGAACTGCATATTCCTCAGCCGTGCAGGCTTGCTGGTCGCGGCCTCACTGAGCATGGGCATCACTGCGTGCCATCAACAGCCCTCTGCGTCGGCCTCAAGCGGCAGCTCACAAGCATCGGAAGA from the Occallatibacter riparius genome contains:
- a CDS encoding FG-GAP repeat domain-containing protein encodes the protein MKLRPTIFGIVVSMLFLLVPSLRAQDGLRGALSREATMVHQLLGFEQHLAAADFDNDQLPDGALLLPAGFSSGERSFRVELHITSGNGGVITFSTAERGLSISALDVNRDGAPDIVIEKAFTHQRLDVYLNDGHGAFHKGRLEDFTAPDPSAPKWQSSTEQFSPSVCLPATRSSEAAGIQNACAAYLDDTRDCGLSFDAPRVQSPASAASPSRGPPSLLAL